Below is a genomic region from Pseudomonas frederiksbergensis.
ATTGTTTACGGTGACCATCCCTTCTAAAACGCAGGCATACATGGCTGTTGGTAAGCCGTTATTAATGGCAGTCGATGGGGATGCAGCTGACTTGGTGCGGCTGAGTGGCTGCGGACTCGTCGCTGAGTCGGAAAGTCCAGAGTCGCTGGCTGCTGCTGTCCAATCTCTGCATCTGGCTGGCGATCAGAGTCGAAATGAGATGGCTGAAAAGGGTCGGGTTTATTATCGTGATAATCTCTCGTTAAGCGAAGGTGTACGACGATTTGCCGATATTTTCAAACGGCTTTCAAAACGCAAATAACATTATGTTTCAAGTCGAAATTGACGCTCGCCTTGATATGCAATTTAGGAACATAAGATGTTGAAACGGCTTTTTGATGTTCTGGCTTCTTTTTTTGGCCTGCTGTTGTTGTCTCCCATTATTTTGATTGTGGCTTTTCAAATACGCCGCAAACTCGGAGGGCCCGTTTTATTTCGTCAGGTGCGGCCAGGCCTTAACGGCAAGCCTTTTGAAATGGTTAAATTTCGCACGATGAAGGATGCTTATGACGCAAAAGGCGTACCTCTTCCAGATGCTGAGCGTATGACGCCATTTGGGGCTTTTTTGCGCTCCAGTAGTTTGGATGAGCTGCCTGAGTTGTGGAATGTTCTGAAGGGAGAGATGAGCCTTGTAGGGCCGCGCCCGCTGTTGATGGAATATCTCCCTCTTTACAGTCCAGAGCAATTTCGACGCCATGAAGCACGCCCAGGAGTGACAGGGTGGGCGCAAATCAATGGGCGTAATGCATTGAGTTGGAATGAAAAATTCAAGCTGGATGTCTGGTACGTTGATAATCAGTCTCTAAAACTGGATATAAAAATCATTCTATTGACCCTCAAGAAGGTTGTAGTTCGTGAAGGAATCAGCGCCGACGGGGAGGTCACTATGTCGAAATTCACCGGTAACAAGCCATGAAACGGTTGGCCATTCTCGGGGCGGGTGGGCACGGCAAGGTGGTCGCCGATACTGCTGAATGCTGTGGATGGGAGCATGTAGATTTTTTTGCAGACGGCTGGCCTGCGCAGACGACGAATGGCAGTTGGAGTGTCGTTGGAGACACTTCGTTGTTGATAGAGCAGCTTTCGCACTATGACGGGGTAGTCGTTGCAATAGGGCATAATTCAATTCGCAAAGCCAAGCTTGATGAGCTTGCGCGGGTAGGGGCTCCTCTGGTTTCGTTGGTTCATCCGGCAGCCACTGTCAGTCGACGAGCATCTATTGGCCTTGGGTCGGTAGTATTCGCAGGTGTAGTGGTGAATGCTGACGCGGTGATAGGTCCTGGGGCGATCCTGAATACCGGGTGCAGCGTCGATCACGATTGTGTGTTGGGTGAGTGCGTCCATGTCAGCCCCGGTGCTAGACTGGCGGGCGGTGTTCGGGTCGGCAATCTGAGTTGGATTGGCATTGGCGCTAGTGTCAGGCAATTGATTCGGATCGGCGCGGGCGTAACCGTCGGCGCGGGGGCCGTTGCGGTAAGTGATGTAGAAGACTCGGTGACGGTGCTTGGTGTTCCGGCAAAGGTGTTTTTCAGGACTTGACCTGCGTCGTACAAGGCGATCATTGCGCTTGATACGGCGTATTTGAATGGATGCTTCGCGAGATCCTTTATTTTTAATCTATGGGTACTGGCTGTGTTGAATACACCATTTTCTCCTTGGCCCTCTTTCACTGTTGATGAGGCCGATGCGGTTCGCGATGTGGTTCTCTCCAATAAAGTCAACTATTGGACTGGGCAAGAGTGTCGGGAGTTTGAAAAGGAATTTGCTGTCTGGGCAGATACAAAGCATGCAATTGCCCTGGCCAACGGAACGGTCGCTCTGGACCTCGCATTGCAGGCGCTGGGAATTGGCGCTGGTGATGAGGTCATTGTGACTCCACGTACCTTCCTGGCCTCTGTATCGAGTATTGTCAATGCAGGTGCTATTCCCGTATTTGCCGAAGTTGATCCAGACTCCCAGAATTTCACTGCCGAGACCATCCGTGCGGTGCTGACTGAGCGTACTCGGGCGTTGATTTGCGTGCATCTCGCGGGATGGCCTTGCGACATGGACCCGATTATGTCGCTGGCGGCCGAGCACGATCTGAAGGTCATTGAAGATTGCGCCCAGGCACATGGCGCGCTCTATAAAGGACGCCCGGTAGGTTCCATTGGTCATGTCGGGGCTTGGTCATTCTGCCAGGACAAGATTATGACCACCGGCGGCGAAGGCGGCATGGTCACCACGAATGACCGAGACCTCTGGTTGAAGATGTGGTCTATCAAGGACCATGGCAAGAGCTGGGAAGCGATCTATGAACGTGAACATGCGCCAGGCTTTCGCTGGTTGCATGAAAGTTTTGGTACTAACTGGCGAATGCTGGAAGTGCAGGCGGTCATTGGGCGTATCCAATTGCGTCGAATGCCTCAGTGGCAAGCAAGTCGGCTTGAGCACGCGGAACGCATTTGGTCATGTGCTCGCCAACTGGGTGGGCTGCGTGTTCCAGTCATTCCGGAATACTGCACTCACGCGGCCTACAAGTGTTATGTCTTTGTTGAGCCACAGCGGCTGAAGGCTGAATGGAATCGTGATCGCATTATTTCGGAAATTACTGCCCGCGGTGTTCCGTGCTACTCCGGTTCTTGCTCCGAGGTCTACCTTGAGAAGGCCTTTGACGATACCGGTTGGAGGCCCGACGTTCGCTTCTCTGTGGCACAAGAACTCGGGGAAACAAGCTTGATGTTCCTTGTGCATCCGACGCTGACACAGTCAGAAATGGACAAGACCTGTGCGGTTCTTGGCGAAGTAATGCAATTGGCATATCAAGCACACGCTTGATCTGACGGGGCATCCTGCGGCCAAAAGGCTACTTGGCGTACATTCCTGGCGATCAATTTGCCCGGAATGTATGTCAATAGTCAGATGTTCTGTTTGCTGCAGTGAAGTTGGCGATTTTGAGTGCAGGAGCTGTGAGGTGTTCGAAGGGTTTATGAATAAGTTGCGAACCTTGTTGTTGGGGCTGCCGCGCCGTCATAAAAGGCTGATTCAGATTCTTGCGGACGTCATGTTGGTTTGGGGCGCGCTGTGGTTGGCGTTTGTCGTACGCCTGGGTCTCGATGAGGTGGTCAATCCCCTTACAGATCATCTATGGCTTTTTTTGGCGACCCCCGTAATTTCCGTTCCTCTATTCATTCGTTTCGGCATGTACCGAGCAGTGCTGCGTTACTTCGGCAACGATGCCCTGATTGCGATTGTCAAGGCTGTCAGCCTTTCGGCGCTGATTCTCGGGGTGGTGGTGTACTGGTACAGCAACCATCAGAACGTCGTGCCTCGCTCGATTATTTTTAACTACTGGTGGTTAAGCCTGATCATGGTGGGCGGGCTGCGCCTGGCCATGCGCCAGTATTTTCTGGGCGACTGGTTTACCGCCGCGCAGCACGTTCCTTTCACCAATCGTGATAATGGGTTGCCCCGCGTTGCCATCTATGGGGCGGGTGCCGCCGGTAACCAGCTGGTTGCCGCCTTGCGCATGGGCCGGGTCATGCGCCCGGTAGCATTTATTGATGATGACAAGAGCATTGTCGATCGGGTGATTTCCGGTTTGCAGGTGTACAAGTCCAAGCACATTCAACGCATGATCGAGGCCACCGGCGCTCAGGAAATCCTGCTGGCGATTCCTTCGGCCAATCGCGGGCGTCGCCGTGAGATTCTGGGCTTCCTGGAAGGTTTTCCACTGCACGTTCGCAGTGTGCCCGGTTTCATGGACCTGGCCAGTGGCCGGGTCAAGGTGGATGACATTCAGGAAGTCGACATCGCGGACCTGCTTGGCCGCGATGCGGTGCCGGCGCAGGGCGATTTGCTCGAGCATTGCATTAAGGATCAGTCGGTTCTGGTCACGGGGGCGGGCGGTTCCATCGGTTCTGAGCTTTGTCGCCAGATCCTGGCGTTGCAGCCGACTACGCTGTTGTTGTTCGAGCACAGTGAGTTCAATCTTTACAGCATTCTGTCGGAACTTGAGCAGCGTATTGCCCGTGAGTCGCTATCGGTTCGCCTGTTGCCGATCCTCGGTTCAGTGCGCAACCAGGACAAGCTGCTGGATGTGATGAAAACCTGGCATGTGGATACGGTCTATCACGCAGCGGCTTACAAGCACGTGCCGATGGTCGAGCACAATATTGCCGAAGGTGTACTGAACAATGTGATTGGCACGCTGAATACCGCGCAGGCCGCCCTGCAGGCCGGTGTGGCAAACTTTGTGCTGATTTCGACCGACAAGGCTGTTCGCCCCACCAATGTCATGGGCAGTACCAAGCGGCTGGCGGAGCTGACGTTGCAGGCGTTGAGCCGGGAGCTGGCGCCGGTGATGTTTGGCGACAAGACCAGCGTGTCCCGGGTCAATAAAACCCGATTCACCATGGTGCGATTCGGCAATGTGCTTGGGTCTTCCGGTTCGGTGATTCCGCTGTTCCATAAGCAGATCAAGTCGGGCGGCCCGCTAACGGTCACGCATCCGAAGATCACCCGTTACTTCATGACCATCCCCGAGGCCGCCCAGTTGGTCATTCAGGCCGGTTCGATGGGGCAGGGCGGTGATGTGTTCGTGCTGGACATGGGTGAGCCGGTGAAGATTGTCGAGCTGGCCGAGAAGATGATTCACCTGTCGGGTTTGAGTGTCCGTTCGGACAAAAATCCTCACGGTGACATCGCGATCGAATTTACCGGGCTGCGCCCCGGTGAAAAGCTCTACGAAGAGTTGCTGATCGGTGACAACGTAGCAGCCACCCAGCACCCGATGATCATGAGCGCCAATGAAGACCACCTGCCCTGGGAAGCGCTCAAGGGCAAGCTGACGGAGTTGCTGTCAGCCGTTGAGCGGGATGATTATTCACGGGTCCGCCAACTCCTGCGTGACACTGTCAGTGGTTACGCCCCGGATGGTGAGATTGTCGATTTGATCTACCGTCAGCGTCGACTGGAATCGTGATGGCGCGAAAGCTGCTGTACTGAGGCGCTACGCCAGGTTACGCAGTGGGGGTGATAAATGAGGCCGAGAATGTAGTCTTGTCGTTGGATGAGCGTGCATTTCGGCCTTTTTTCGTTATTTTGAATACGACGATTCATCCTTTGATTGCCGGAAAACTGTATTGCTGGTAAAGGCTTATAGAGTTCAAACGCTTAAGTCACAGATGACTGAGGCTTTCTATCCTCGTTTATCGTTAATGGATGCCTTTGCTCGATGAGTCTCTGGTTGTCGTTGCCAGTTGTAGTGGGTGTTTCCCTGGTCTTGACCGGCGCCCTGCGTCGTTATGCGCTGCGCGGCAGTCTGATGGACATCCCGAATGCTCGTAGCTCGCATTCGAGGCCTACACCTCGCAGTGGTGGCGTAGCCATTGTTTTGAGTTTTCTTGCGGTACTGCCCGTTCTTGGCTGGTTTGGTGTTGTGAGCTGGGAGCTTGTCTGGACTTTGCTGGGGGCGGGTGGCGGTATCGCGATAATAGGTTTTGTCGATGACCATAGTCATATAGCTGTTCGCTGGCGCTTGCTTGGGCATTTTGCAGGCGCTGTCTGGGTTCTCTGCTGGTTCAATGGAATGCCGCCGCTGAATATATTCGGTATTTCACTGAATCTGGGGTGGTTGGGGAACGTATTAGCAGCGATGTACCTGGTATGGATGCTGAACTTGTACAACTTCATGGACGGCATCGATGGGATTGCCGGTATCGAAGCTGTGTCGGTTTGCCTTGGCGCCTGCCTGGTTTACTGGATTTCCGGAAACGAGTCTCTAATATGGGCTCCGCTGCTGCTGGCAATGTCAGTTTTGGGCTTTCTGTACTGGAATTTTCCGCCTGCGCGGATTTTCATGGGCGATGCAGGAAGTGGTTTTCTAGGCATGGTATTAGGCGTATTTTCGCTTCAGGCGGCTTGGCACAGCACGAGTCTGTTATGGGTGTGGTTGATTCTGATCGGGGTTTTCGTCGTGGATGCGACGTTTACGTTGATAAGGCGATTTTTGCAGGGTGCGAGGATCTATGAAGCGCACCGCAGTCATGCGTACCAGTGCGCATCACGTCAATTGGGTACGCATTCGATCGTTACATTGGCAGTGTTGGTGATTAATGTCTTTTGGTTATTACCGGTTGCTTTGTATGTTGAGTTGCTGGGTCTGGATGGTTTGATCGGTTTGGTTATAGCGTATGTTCCCTTGGTGATTTTAGCGGTGAAGTTTCGTGCTGGAGAGCTGGAGAGTCACGCACGAATTTAATTTTTATCAAGGCGGTTTTGTTCTGTAGATGACAAAAGGTGAGCGACGGGATTATGGATCAGATACGAGCATATTTGTTAAGCCTGCCACGTCGACGCAAGCGTATTCTGCAAGTCATCACAGACTTCTTGCTGGTTTGGCTAGCCTTGTGGATGGCATTCGTCGTCCGCCTGGGCATCGACGAAATGAGAAATCCATTTACTCAACACTTTTGGTTATTTATAGCTGCTCCGGTTATCGCTATCCCTCTTTTTATCCGCTTTGGTATGTACCGGGCGGTGATGCGCTACTTCGGCAACGATGCCCTGATTGCGATTGTCAAGGCTGTCAGCCTTTCGGCGCTGATTCTCGGGGTGGTGGTGTACTGGTACAGCAATCATCAGAACGTCGTGCCTCGCTCGATCATTTTTAACTACTGGTGGTTAAGCCTGATCATGGTGGGCGGGCTGCGCCTGGCCATGCGCCAGTATTTTCTGGGCGACTGGTTTACCGCCGCGCAGCACGTTCCTTTCACCAATCGTGATAATGGGTTGCCCCGCGTTGCCATCTATGGGGCGGGTGCCGCCGGTAACCAGCTGGTTGCCGCCTTGCGCATGGGCCGGGTCATGCGCCCGGTAGCATTTATTGATGATGACAAGAGCATTGTCGATCGGGTGATTTCCGGTTTGCAGGTGTACAAGTCCAAGCACATTCAACGCATGATCGAGGCCACCGGCGCTCAGGAAATCCTGCTGGCGATTCCTTCGGCCAATCGCGGGCGTCGCCGTGAGATTCTGGGCTTCCTGGAAGGTTTTCCACTGCACGTTCGCAGTGTGCCCGGTTTCATGGACCTGGCCAGTGGCCGGGTCAAGGTGGATGACATTCAGGAAGTCGACATCGCGGACCTGCTTGGCCGCGATGCGGTGCCGGCGCAGGGCGATTTGCTCGAGCATTGCATTAAGGATCAGTCGGTTCTGGTCACGGGGGCGGGCGGTTCCATCGGTTCTGAGCTTTGTCGCCAGATCCTGGCGTTGCAGCCGACTACGCTGTTGTTGTTCGAGCACAGTGAGTTCAATCTTTACAGCATTCTGTCGGAACTTGAGCAGCGTATTGCCCGTGAGTCGCTATCGGTTCGCCTGTTGCCGATCCTCGGTTCGGTGCGCAACCAGGACAAGCTGCTGGATGTGATGAAAACCTGGCATGTGGATACGGTCTATCACGCAGCGGCTTACAAGCACGTGCCGATGGTCGAGCACAATATTGCCGAAGGTGTACTGAACAATGTGATTGGCACGCTGAATACCGCGCAGGCCGCCCTGCAGGCCGGTGTGGCAAACTTTGTGCTGATTTCGACCGACAAGGCTGTTCGCCCCGCGAATGTCATGGGCAGTACCAAACGACTGGCTGAAATGACGTTGCAGGCGTTGAGCCGGGAGCTGGCGCCGGTGATGTTTGGCGACAAGACCAACGTGTCCCGGGTCAATAAAACCCGATTCACCATGGTGCGATTCGGCAATGTGCTTGGGTCTTCCGGTTCGGTGATTCCGCTGTTCCATAAGCAGATCAAGTCGGGCGGCCCGCTAACGGTCACGCATCCGAAGATCACCCGTTACTTCATGACCATCCCCGAGGCCGCGCAGTTGGTCATTCAGGCCGGCTCGATGGGGCAGGGCGGTGATGTGTTTGTGCTGGACATGGGCGAGCCGGTGAAGATTGTCGAGCTGGCCGAGAAGATGATTCACCTGTCGGGTTTGAGTGTCCGTTCGGACAAAAATCCTCACGGTGACATCGCGAT
It encodes:
- a CDS encoding DegT/DnrJ/EryC1/StrS family aminotransferase; translated protein: MLNTPFSPWPSFTVDEADAVRDVVLSNKVNYWTGQECREFEKEFAVWADTKHAIALANGTVALDLALQALGIGAGDEVIVTPRTFLASVSSIVNAGAIPVFAEVDPDSQNFTAETIRAVLTERTRALICVHLAGWPCDMDPIMSLAAEHDLKVIEDCAQAHGALYKGRPVGSIGHVGAWSFCQDKIMTTGGEGGMVTTNDRDLWLKMWSIKDHGKSWEAIYEREHAPGFRWLHESFGTNWRMLEVQAVIGRIQLRRMPQWQASRLEHAERIWSCARQLGGLRVPVIPEYCTHAAYKCYVFVEPQRLKAEWNRDRIISEITARGVPCYSGSCSEVYLEKAFDDTGWRPDVRFSVAQELGETSLMFLVHPTLTQSEMDKTCAVLGEVMQLAYQAHA
- a CDS encoding acetyltransferase, giving the protein MKRLAILGAGGHGKVVADTAECCGWEHVDFFADGWPAQTTNGSWSVVGDTSLLIEQLSHYDGVVVAIGHNSIRKAKLDELARVGAPLVSLVHPAATVSRRASIGLGSVVFAGVVVNADAVIGPGAILNTGCSVDHDCVLGECVHVSPGARLAGGVRVGNLSWIGIGASVRQLIRIGAGVTVGAGAVAVSDVEDSVTVLGVPAKVFFRT
- a CDS encoding MraY family glycosyltransferase; amino-acid sequence: MSLWLSLPVVVGVSLVLTGALRRYALRGSLMDIPNARSSHSRPTPRSGGVAIVLSFLAVLPVLGWFGVVSWELVWTLLGAGGGIAIIGFVDDHSHIAVRWRLLGHFAGAVWVLCWFNGMPPLNIFGISLNLGWLGNVLAAMYLVWMLNLYNFMDGIDGIAGIEAVSVCLGACLVYWISGNESLIWAPLLLAMSVLGFLYWNFPPARIFMGDAGSGFLGMVLGVFSLQAAWHSTSLLWVWLILIGVFVVDATFTLIRRFLQGARIYEAHRSHAYQCASRQLGTHSIVTLAVLVINVFWLLPVALYVELLGLDGLIGLVIAYVPLVILAVKFRAGELESHARI
- a CDS encoding sugar transferase, with the translated sequence MLKRLFDVLASFFGLLLLSPIILIVAFQIRRKLGGPVLFRQVRPGLNGKPFEMVKFRTMKDAYDAKGVPLPDAERMTPFGAFLRSSSLDELPELWNVLKGEMSLVGPRPLLMEYLPLYSPEQFRRHEARPGVTGWAQINGRNALSWNEKFKLDVWYVDNQSLKLDIKIILLTLKKVVVREGISADGEVTMSKFTGNKP
- a CDS encoding polysaccharide biosynthesis protein; the encoded protein is MDQIRAYLLSLPRRRKRILQVITDFLLVWLALWMAFVVRLGIDEMRNPFTQHFWLFIAAPVIAIPLFIRFGMYRAVMRYFGNDALIAIVKAVSLSALILGVVVYWYSNHQNVVPRSIIFNYWWLSLIMVGGLRLAMRQYFLGDWFTAAQHVPFTNRDNGLPRVAIYGAGAAGNQLVAALRMGRVMRPVAFIDDDKSIVDRVISGLQVYKSKHIQRMIEATGAQEILLAIPSANRGRRREILGFLEGFPLHVRSVPGFMDLASGRVKVDDIQEVDIADLLGRDAVPAQGDLLEHCIKDQSVLVTGAGGSIGSELCRQILALQPTTLLLFEHSEFNLYSILSELEQRIARESLSVRLLPILGSVRNQDKLLDVMKTWHVDTVYHAAAYKHVPMVEHNIAEGVLNNVIGTLNTAQAALQAGVANFVLISTDKAVRPANVMGSTKRLAEMTLQALSRELAPVMFGDKTNVSRVNKTRFTMVRFGNVLGSSGSVIPLFHKQIKSGGPLTVTHPKITRYFMTIPEAAQLVIQAGSMGQGGDVFVLDMGEPVKIVELAEKMIHLSGLSVRSDKNPHGDIAIEFTGLRPGEKLYEELLIGDNVAATQHPMIMTANEDLLPWEVLEGKLTELLSAIERDDYSRVRQLLRDTVSGYTPDGEIVDWIYQQRRLEP
- a CDS encoding polysaccharide biosynthesis protein yields the protein MNKLRTLLLGLPRRHKRLIQILADVMLVWGALWLAFVVRLGLDEVVNPLTDHLWLFLATPVISVPLFIRFGMYRAVLRYFGNDALIAIVKAVSLSALILGVVVYWYSNHQNVVPRSIIFNYWWLSLIMVGGLRLAMRQYFLGDWFTAAQHVPFTNRDNGLPRVAIYGAGAAGNQLVAALRMGRVMRPVAFIDDDKSIVDRVISGLQVYKSKHIQRMIEATGAQEILLAIPSANRGRRREILGFLEGFPLHVRSVPGFMDLASGRVKVDDIQEVDIADLLGRDAVPAQGDLLEHCIKDQSVLVTGAGGSIGSELCRQILALQPTTLLLFEHSEFNLYSILSELEQRIARESLSVRLLPILGSVRNQDKLLDVMKTWHVDTVYHAAAYKHVPMVEHNIAEGVLNNVIGTLNTAQAALQAGVANFVLISTDKAVRPTNVMGSTKRLAELTLQALSRELAPVMFGDKTSVSRVNKTRFTMVRFGNVLGSSGSVIPLFHKQIKSGGPLTVTHPKITRYFMTIPEAAQLVIQAGSMGQGGDVFVLDMGEPVKIVELAEKMIHLSGLSVRSDKNPHGDIAIEFTGLRPGEKLYEELLIGDNVAATQHPMIMSANEDHLPWEALKGKLTELLSAVERDDYSRVRQLLRDTVSGYAPDGEIVDLIYRQRRLES